The Enterococcus rotai genome includes a window with the following:
- a CDS encoding ABC transporter ATP-binding protein translates to MSDYAIDIQNITKTYNMYKKPSDRFKEALNPMKKTYHDLFYALKDVTMQIEKGEMIGFVGENGSGKSTILKIITGVLTPTSGSMIIDGKISALLELGSGFNPEYSGYENIFLNGMVLGFSREEMEERVDDVIKFADIGDHLYQPVKTYSSGMFVRLAFAVAINVDPDILIVDEALAVGDLEFQLKCMEKFTEIKNSGKTILFVSHDVNSVRRFCDRTFWLKNGEVVEYGDTMDVTTNYENFLKKKSIKTVDREKTIQNEETVPDIIEVDKATLLNYALEPLEIVTQDEKVIVKLEYTVKNDTIKSPVCGVAIRTVDNNYVCGLNTLLDGVKIPWKKGKNVFYLEYGKMSLLTGEYYFDIAFFEEHATVPLVYKTKYLNMFISGRYAGEGIVILDHEWKDTIEDEI, encoded by the coding sequence ATGTCAGATTATGCAATCGATATACAGAATATAACAAAAACATATAATATGTACAAAAAACCTTCTGATCGTTTTAAAGAAGCGCTGAATCCAATGAAAAAAACGTATCATGATCTTTTTTATGCCTTAAAAGATGTCACAATGCAAATTGAAAAAGGGGAAATGATCGGTTTTGTTGGAGAAAATGGTTCTGGTAAATCAACGATCCTTAAAATCATTACGGGTGTTTTGACACCAACTTCTGGTTCAATGATAATAGACGGAAAAATTTCTGCACTATTAGAGTTAGGTTCGGGCTTTAATCCAGAATACTCTGGTTATGAAAATATTTTTCTAAACGGAATGGTTCTTGGTTTTTCCAGAGAAGAAATGGAAGAGCGCGTAGACGATGTCATCAAGTTTGCTGATATTGGGGATCATTTATATCAACCTGTAAAAACCTATTCTAGCGGGATGTTCGTTCGCTTGGCTTTTGCAGTAGCAATCAACGTTGATCCTGATATTTTGATTGTTGATGAGGCTTTAGCAGTTGGAGATTTAGAATTCCAACTGAAATGTATGGAGAAATTTACTGAAATCAAAAATTCTGGTAAGACGATTCTTTTTGTTTCCCATGATGTTAACTCTGTTCGTCGTTTTTGTGACCGGACGTTCTGGTTGAAAAATGGCGAAGTCGTAGAGTATGGTGATACGATGGATGTTACAACAAATTACGAAAACTTTTTGAAGAAAAAATCGATCAAAACAGTTGATCGTGAAAAAACAATTCAAAATGAAGAAACAGTCCCTGATATTATTGAGGTTGATAAAGCGACATTATTAAATTATGCACTGGAACCATTAGAGATCGTTACGCAAGATGAAAAGGTTATTGTTAAATTGGAGTACACTGTTAAAAACGATACAATAAAATCACCAGTTTGTGGGGTAGCGATCAGAACAGTTGATAATAATTATGTGTGTGGACTAAACACATTGCTAGATGGCGTTAAAATACCTTGGAAAAAAGGTAAAAATGTCTTTTACTTGGAATATGGGAAAATGTCTCTATTAACAGGGGAATATTACTTTGATATTGCATTCTTTGAAGAGCACGCCACAGTACCATTGGTCTATAAAACGAAATACCTGAACATGTTTATCAGTGGGCGCTATGCAGGAGAAGGCATTGTCATTTTAGATCATGAATGGAAGGACACTATTGAAGATGAAATATGA
- a CDS encoding glycosyltransferase → MKYDFEMEVDESTSVGKIVAQIKENSRVLEFGPGNGRMTKYLMEEKNCYVAIVELDKELYDHVSEFSNDGFYGNIDEEAWTKHFEGQTFDYIIFADVLEHLMNPKNALMKVKPFLSAKGQILITFPNIAHNSVLIDLFNNKLDWRETGLLDATHKSFFVQSGFEKLFEEIGLFIAKEDFTINEVGYNELESNYEDLPVEVRAAFKARPFGEVYQYFYALSAEAIENPIRTIPENSSFRKNIHFLYDCGEEDQKEFDVQLNNVSGENKIFTIDIPENIKLLKIFPSLTGVVVDVDLTVDGETIQPSATNAVYNKEVRYFFSDDQVPVMEISDQKIAGKTMTITVDYKYEGNFSDTIHGLIDYVVAQQAETNQSKNTELMVSEKQMTTYKKVSISKFDSLVSLNIDDIVRHVEEKKTVIRGWAYSKEDKLPINFKVSAESAVEYSVTTEYRRDVIDMFELKGDQEYGFVIEVLDSEDQPTYILNVSANNGRKLQYRLEKPNMIQPGNKIQRAMRSVQTRGLIGSMKWYFKRQEQQETPVDPSAILEEIKTFSFQPKISVAVPVYNVEEKWLDACVSSLQNQYYENWELCLADDASPSDYIKPLLKKYADADDRIKVIYREENGHISEATNSALTIATGDYIGFMDNDDELAPQALYEVVKALNEDQTIDFIYTDEDKVTESGKRFNAFYKSKWNSELILNHNYITHFVVVKRSLLEKTGGLKTEFNGAQDYDFVLRATENAENIAHIPGMMYHWRAIESSTALNPESKGYAYVAGQRAVQAAMDRRNIKATVEIAEFYGSYKINYIYETTPKVSIVITNDTADINDYLKKLLEKTIYEHYDIVLPKQMKEKVHSTSNKLVYSDGQRRDELVQASTGEYTILLDAGLVPTKSNWLVEMMNMIQQPTAGIVTGRIVDSRYRIENIGMSIDTEKKRLVYPEQGTPGKSLGYYYRIALPRNVQAASESCMIFRKADYLAVSGINEELGQDFMGADLSLKVGKQLDKKIVYCSYAIFKAEEKKQTNDKKGNFKSLTDKWSEQDLIDVYKNPRHQ, encoded by the coding sequence ATGAAATATGATTTTGAAATGGAAGTTGATGAGAGTACCAGCGTTGGTAAAATCGTTGCCCAAATTAAAGAGAATAGCCGAGTATTAGAATTCGGACCTGGAAATGGTCGGATGACAAAATATTTGATGGAAGAAAAAAATTGCTATGTAGCAATCGTTGAGCTAGATAAAGAGCTATATGATCACGTTAGCGAGTTTTCTAATGACGGATTCTATGGAAATATCGATGAAGAAGCTTGGACGAAACATTTTGAAGGCCAAACTTTTGATTATATTATTTTTGCGGATGTGTTAGAGCATTTGATGAATCCCAAGAATGCATTGATGAAAGTGAAACCTTTTTTAAGTGCGAAAGGTCAAATTTTGATAACTTTTCCAAATATTGCTCATAACTCTGTTTTGATCGATCTATTCAACAATAAATTAGATTGGCGTGAAACAGGATTACTAGATGCAACACACAAATCCTTCTTCGTTCAAAGCGGTTTTGAAAAACTTTTTGAAGAAATTGGTTTATTTATTGCTAAAGAAGATTTTACGATCAACGAAGTTGGGTATAATGAACTGGAATCTAACTATGAAGACTTGCCGGTGGAAGTTCGTGCTGCATTCAAAGCACGCCCATTTGGGGAAGTCTATCAGTATTTTTATGCACTTTCTGCTGAAGCAATAGAAAATCCGATTCGTACAATACCTGAAAACTCAAGTTTCAGAAAGAATATTCACTTCTTGTATGATTGTGGCGAGGAAGACCAAAAAGAATTCGATGTTCAGCTGAATAATGTATCAGGTGAAAATAAAATCTTTACGATCGATATACCAGAAAATATTAAATTATTGAAAATTTTTCCAAGTTTAACAGGTGTAGTAGTCGATGTAGATTTGACCGTTGATGGAGAGACCATTCAACCTAGTGCAACAAATGCCGTTTACAATAAAGAAGTACGATATTTCTTTTCTGATGATCAAGTGCCTGTTATGGAAATAAGCGACCAAAAAATTGCTGGTAAAACGATGACAATCACAGTTGATTACAAGTACGAAGGCAATTTTTCTGATACGATTCATGGGTTGATCGATTATGTGGTCGCACAGCAAGCAGAAACAAATCAGTCAAAAAATACAGAATTAATGGTGAGTGAAAAACAAATGACAACCTATAAAAAAGTATCAATCAGTAAATTTGATTCACTTGTTTCCCTTAATATTGATGACATCGTTCGTCATGTTGAAGAGAAAAAGACTGTAATTCGTGGCTGGGCGTATTCTAAAGAAGATAAGTTACCAATCAACTTTAAAGTATCCGCTGAATCAGCAGTTGAGTATTCTGTAACAACAGAATACCGTCGAGATGTTATTGATATGTTTGAGCTAAAAGGTGATCAAGAATATGGTTTTGTGATTGAAGTCTTAGATTCAGAAGATCAACCAACCTATATCTTGAATGTTTCTGCAAATAATGGACGGAAATTACAATACCGCTTGGAAAAACCAAATATGATTCAACCAGGCAATAAAATTCAACGAGCAATGCGTTCTGTTCAGACAAGAGGACTTATTGGTTCAATGAAATGGTATTTCAAACGCCAAGAACAACAGGAAACGCCAGTTGATCCATCAGCAATTTTAGAAGAAATCAAAACATTTTCCTTCCAACCTAAAATTTCTGTAGCTGTTCCAGTGTATAATGTTGAAGAGAAATGGTTGGATGCTTGTGTCTCGTCACTTCAAAACCAGTACTATGAAAACTGGGAGTTATGTTTAGCAGATGATGCGTCACCAAGTGACTACATCAAACCATTACTAAAAAAATACGCTGATGCAGATGATCGGATCAAAGTCATCTACCGCGAAGAAAATGGACATATTTCAGAAGCGACAAATTCAGCGTTAACAATCGCAACTGGTGATTATATTGGTTTTATGGATAATGATGATGAATTAGCACCGCAAGCGTTATATGAGGTTGTCAAAGCGTTGAATGAAGATCAGACAATCGATTTTATTTATACGGATGAAGACAAAGTCACTGAGAGTGGTAAACGATTCAACGCATTTTATAAATCAAAATGGAATTCCGAATTGATCTTGAATCACAATTACATTACTCATTTTGTCGTAGTGAAGCGTTCATTACTAGAAAAAACGGGTGGGTTAAAGACTGAATTTAACGGTGCTCAAGACTATGATTTTGTTTTACGTGCGACTGAAAATGCAGAAAATATTGCTCATATTCCAGGTATGATGTATCATTGGCGCGCGATTGAATCTTCAACAGCTTTGAATCCTGAAAGTAAAGGATATGCTTATGTTGCTGGACAACGTGCAGTACAAGCAGCAATGGATCGTCGTAATATTAAAGCAACGGTTGAAATAGCGGAGTTTTATGGTTCATATAAAATCAATTATATCTATGAAACAACACCTAAAGTATCTATCGTGATTACGAATGACACTGCTGATATCAATGATTATTTGAAAAAATTGTTAGAAAAAACCATTTATGAACATTACGATATTGTGTTACCGAAGCAAATGAAAGAAAAAGTTCATTCAACTAGTAATAAACTTGTTTATAGTGATGGACAAAGAAGAGATGAATTAGTTCAAGCAAGTACAGGTGAATACACCATTCTTTTAGATGCGGGTCTAGTACCAACGAAAAGCAATTGGCTAGTTGAGATGATGAATATGATTCAACAACCAACAGCAGGAATTGTCACAGGTCGAATTGTTGACTCTCGTTATCGTATTGAAAATATCGGTATGTCTATCGACACAGAGAAAAAACGATTAGTTTATCCAGAACAAGGTACGCCAGGTAAGAGTTTAGGGTATTATTACCGTATTGCGTTACCAAGAAACGTTCAGGCAGCTTCTGAAAGCTGTATGATCTTCAGAAAAGCTGATTACCTTGCTGTTTCTGGTATCAATGAAGAGTTAGGACAAGACTTTATGGGGGCGGACTTATCCTTGAAAGTTGGGAAACAACTAGATAAAAAAATTGTTTATTGTTCTTATGCAATCTTTAAAGCAGAAGAAAAAAAACAGACGAATGATAAAAAAGGTAATTTTAAATCATTGACTGATAAATGGTCGGAACAAGATTTAATAGATGTTTATAAAAATCCAAGACATCAATAA
- a CDS encoding glycosyltransferase family 2 protein has translation MSDEIKIIIDSIYREKQSNNLTITGWALNTNSKSAPVISINNQEQVTSYDIKRVLREDVNQIYEVDTTVLAGFEIKLEGIQKKTKLEVLFTSESGQSSKSEWIDLAKKHPLIPGTEDKLARLMIKVHKGVSYLKRNGLKSTIQRVKIEKIRNQSSYPSWLERTEHFDFEQIKAEINAFQYQPKISIAMPVYNVEEKWLRRCIDSILIQDYQNWELCMADDASTDPKVKELLTEYSQLDERIKVVFRPSNGHISEATNSALALATGEFVALLDNDDELPRIAFYEVVKALNENAELDLIYSDEDKIDMEGNRSDPAFKPDWSPDLLLGTNYISHLGVYRTTILNEIGGFRKGYEGSQDYDLVLRFTEKTTSERIKHIPKVLYHWRMLPTSTAVDQSSKGYAFEAGLRAVQDALVRRGIKGHATHGRANGLYDVYYDIESEELVSIIIPTKNGYKDVKRCVTSIIEKTTYKNYEVIIADNGSTDEKMKELYESFKQQLNERFQVVVIDIPFNFSKINNIAAKEANGTYLLFLNNDTEVINGDWLKLMVSFGQQERIGCVGAKLLYPNNTIQHAGVILGLGGIAGHGHYGYPHGDLGYFGKLALNVDYLAVTAACLLMKKQDFEAVSGFDEDFTVAFNDVDLCLKVKALGRDNVWLHEAELYHFESQTRGYDDKGKKKKRFEKEKVMMENKWATLIEDDPFYNPNLTREIPNFSYRD, from the coding sequence ATGAGCGATGAGATAAAAATCATTATTGATAGCATCTATCGGGAGAAACAATCCAATAACTTAACGATAACTGGCTGGGCTTTGAATACAAATTCAAAGTCCGCACCAGTTATTTCAATCAACAATCAAGAACAAGTCACATCTTATGATATCAAACGAGTTTTAAGGGAAGATGTTAATCAGATCTATGAGGTAGATACTACAGTGTTAGCTGGATTTGAAATAAAGCTAGAAGGAATCCAAAAGAAAACGAAATTGGAAGTGCTTTTTACTTCAGAGTCTGGCCAATCAAGTAAATCAGAATGGATCGATTTAGCGAAAAAACATCCTTTGATTCCTGGTACTGAAGATAAGCTAGCAAGATTGATGATTAAAGTACATAAAGGTGTCAGCTACTTAAAAAGAAATGGGCTCAAAAGCACGATTCAACGTGTAAAAATCGAAAAAATCAGAAATCAGTCTTCTTATCCAAGTTGGTTAGAAAGAACGGAACACTTTGATTTTGAGCAAATAAAAGCGGAAATCAATGCATTTCAATACCAACCTAAAATTTCGATTGCAATGCCTGTTTATAATGTTGAGGAAAAATGGCTACGTCGCTGTATTGATTCTATTTTGATTCAAGATTATCAAAACTGGGAACTATGTATGGCTGATGACGCTTCTACAGATCCTAAGGTAAAAGAACTTTTGACTGAGTATAGTCAATTGGATGAACGGATCAAGGTTGTTTTTAGACCGTCTAATGGACATATCAGCGAAGCAACAAACTCTGCCTTAGCGTTAGCAACAGGAGAATTTGTAGCGTTACTAGATAATGATGATGAGCTGCCAAGAATTGCATTTTACGAAGTGGTCAAGGCTTTGAACGAAAATGCTGAATTGGATTTGATTTATAGTGATGAAGATAAGATCGATATGGAGGGAAACCGTTCGGATCCTGCCTTTAAGCCAGATTGGTCGCCAGATTTACTATTAGGAACGAACTATATTTCTCATCTTGGTGTTTATCGAACAACGATTCTTAATGAAATTGGCGGTTTTAGAAAAGGCTATGAGGGTTCGCAAGATTATGATCTAGTTCTTCGTTTTACTGAAAAGACAACAAGTGAACGGATCAAACATATTCCGAAAGTTTTATATCACTGGCGTATGTTACCAACATCGACTGCAGTTGATCAATCGTCTAAAGGGTACGCTTTTGAAGCTGGTTTAAGAGCCGTTCAAGATGCTTTAGTTCGTCGTGGCATCAAAGGTCATGCTACACATGGTCGTGCCAATGGTTTGTATGATGTTTATTACGATATTGAATCAGAAGAATTGGTTTCGATTATCATTCCGACTAAAAATGGCTATAAAGATGTTAAACGTTGTGTGACTTCGATCATTGAAAAAACAACGTATAAGAATTATGAAGTCATTATTGCTGATAATGGCAGTACAGATGAAAAAATGAAAGAACTCTACGAGTCATTTAAACAACAACTTAATGAGCGTTTTCAAGTAGTTGTGATCGATATTCCATTTAACTTTTCTAAAATCAATAATATTGCCGCTAAAGAAGCAAATGGAACATATCTGTTGTTCTTAAATAATGATACTGAAGTAATCAATGGTGATTGGCTAAAATTAATGGTTTCATTTGGTCAGCAAGAACGAATTGGTTGTGTGGGAGCAAAATTATTGTATCCAAATAACACGATCCAACATGCAGGCGTGATTTTAGGCTTAGGCGGTATTGCTGGACATGGGCATTATGGTTATCCGCATGGTGACTTAGGTTATTTTGGTAAATTGGCTTTGAATGTTGATTATCTAGCAGTGACAGCTGCATGCCTATTGATGAAAAAACAAGATTTTGAGGCAGTTTCTGGTTTTGATGAAGATTTTACCGTGGCCTTTAATGATGTCGATCTTTGTCTAAAAGTCAAAGCGTTAGGACGCGATAACGTCTGGCTTCATGAAGCTGAGCTTTACCATTTTGAATCTCAAACACGAGGATATGATGATAAAGGCAAAAAGAAAAAACGGTTTGAAAAAGAAAAAGTGATGATGGAAAACAAATGGGCTACTTTAATTGAAGATGATCCGTTTTACAATCCTAATCTGACGAGAGAAATACCTAATTTTTCATATAGAGACTAG
- a CDS encoding DUF7657 domain-containing protein codes for MEYVMESRIQSQENSMKKRILKSLDWLIKARFIVALIIFILMLLFKIHGSSINLWDQYVSDYKEGADSGLVVGTPRQIRSDEWLVQTPYSLSQTQTGFKAHNEVITLNGQDMVVGYNSPAFAFATIAKPFTWGYVLLGKEYGLSWYWGIKLIGLILFSFEMGLILSRRNKYIALLTSLWIPMSAAIQWWFVSPVGDLIFFMLGFLIAIYNYFYYHENKPKRLGLSLLAAICASGFILVLYPALQVPFGYLILLFLLGFFLEFKGKLRLDKFDGLFIGLAILITGILVGGSVIFSWDSIYAVMHTIYPGNRISTGGSFDKKDIFLFLTNWKMSFTDVSYSNNSELSSFYQFFFVILPLAPVLFYKKIKANFYGFLLFTYSCIQLLWILVKFPLSVAKVTLWSYVPEERALLSFSFTAVLLSIWFIAYIWEHKRMNKFAIAGIIALNSSIYFYALYRGNLRLYLSKVEIVAILVISILVMASLLFKWKGLFSILFVSIILFTGLTVNPIVKGVAPIYEKKIGQAITEINERNPDQLWVGERMMYSYLPMFGVHTFNGVSFTPDLTMWKVLDPERKQEKIYNRYAHIHAEITDDKPELELLNPDAFVVRLDSEDIKKIGINYLVTYKEIDDLKTDTVRFDKLYGPDKDGAYIYKAVY; via the coding sequence ATGGAGTACGTTATGGAAAGTCGTATACAAAGTCAAGAAAATAGCATGAAAAAAAGAATTTTGAAAAGTCTAGATTGGCTAATTAAGGCACGGTTTATAGTAGCGTTAATTATTTTTATATTAATGTTGCTATTTAAAATTCATGGTAGTTCTATTAATTTGTGGGATCAGTATGTTTCAGATTATAAAGAAGGTGCTGATTCTGGTCTGGTAGTTGGAACGCCAAGACAAATTCGTTCTGATGAGTGGTTAGTTCAAACACCCTATAGCCTATCACAAACACAAACAGGCTTTAAAGCACATAATGAAGTGATTACACTTAATGGACAAGATATGGTGGTAGGTTACAATTCTCCAGCATTTGCGTTTGCTACAATAGCTAAACCATTTACTTGGGGCTATGTACTATTAGGAAAAGAGTATGGACTTTCATGGTACTGGGGCATCAAACTAATTGGTCTAATCTTATTCTCTTTTGAAATGGGTCTGATTTTATCTAGAAGAAATAAGTATATTGCACTGCTAACGAGTTTATGGATACCAATGTCAGCGGCTATACAATGGTGGTTTGTGTCGCCTGTCGGTGATTTGATTTTCTTTATGTTAGGATTTTTAATAGCAATTTATAATTATTTTTATTACCATGAAAATAAACCCAAAAGATTAGGTTTATCTTTGTTAGCTGCTATCTGCGCTTCAGGGTTCATTTTAGTCTTGTATCCTGCATTACAGGTACCTTTTGGTTATTTGATTCTGTTGTTTTTATTAGGTTTCTTTTTAGAATTCAAAGGGAAGCTGAGGTTAGATAAATTCGATGGTTTATTTATAGGCTTGGCTATTTTGATTACTGGTATTTTAGTAGGCGGATCAGTTATATTTTCATGGGATTCAATTTATGCTGTTATGCATACGATCTACCCAGGAAATAGGATCAGTACTGGAGGATCTTTTGATAAAAAAGATATTTTTCTGTTTTTAACAAACTGGAAAATGAGTTTCACAGACGTTAGTTACTCTAACAATTCTGAATTAAGTAGTTTTTATCAGTTCTTTTTTGTGATATTACCACTGGCACCTGTTCTTTTCTATAAAAAAATCAAAGCTAATTTTTACGGATTCTTATTATTTACTTATAGTTGTATTCAATTATTGTGGATTCTTGTTAAGTTTCCGTTGTCAGTTGCTAAAGTAACTCTTTGGTCTTATGTTCCAGAAGAGCGTGCACTACTTTCATTTAGTTTTACTGCAGTTTTGTTAAGCATCTGGTTTATCGCTTATATTTGGGAACACAAAAGAATGAATAAATTTGCCATTGCTGGAATAATAGCACTAAATAGCAGTATTTATTTTTATGCTTTATATAGAGGAAATTTACGATTGTATTTGAGTAAAGTGGAAATTGTTGCTATTTTAGTGATTAGTATACTTGTAATGGCAAGCTTACTTTTCAAGTGGAAAGGTTTATTTTCAATTTTATTTGTAAGTATTATATTGTTTACAGGTTTAACAGTCAATCCAATTGTTAAAGGTGTTGCACCAATTTATGAGAAAAAAATAGGACAGGCAATTACTGAGATTAATGAACGAAATCCTGATCAATTATGGGTGGGAGAACGAATGATGTACAGTTACCTACCAATGTTTGGTGTCCATACATTCAATGGAGTATCATTTACTCCAGATCTGACTATGTGGAAAGTGTTAGATCCAGAAAGAAAACAAGAAAAAATTTATAATAGATATGCACATATCCATGCAGAAATCACAGATGATAAGCCAGAATTAGAATTATTAAATCCAGATGCTTTTGTTGTTCGATTGGATAGTGAAGATATTAAGAAAATTGGAATCAATTATTTAGTTACTTATAAAGAAATTGATGACTTAAAAACTGATACAGTGAGATTTGACAAACTCTATGGGCCGGATAAAGATGGTGCTTATATCTATAAAGCGGTCTATTAG
- a CDS encoding EpaQ family protein, translated as MEKVLNKVSNVILIATIASSYLLWTVGLNTETMMNFYQHYEYTLFIALILILLLHLKKLDKVDFALGGLGAALFIFYTATSSMRHSNRFINASMLVIVLLIICYRKTTFDKSDFRILGVTISAFFFVTLYRIFTELPKIVAPNSIWQRGNEFDSIWINSNTIGASVLFMVMMLSIILKQASNKAINWLIIPVYVAGVAAIWVCQAKTAFAVLLLFIVIDNLFPKRFIKNNWFWLSLFLLVLVVFPFIFYYCANVSTIKFFSGRENIWKEFFELWFVNKQNVLIGMKPYVFHWKNLGMHNSYLSILNNLGVLGYTLFSFFIFGQFYSIRKNGNYSKTQVSLAIALFCVFVLSTMEDILISYHWIPLAFSFLGLLIQKSKPPLKRGQEIQNRSKRSKLSS; from the coding sequence ATGGAAAAAGTGCTTAATAAAGTCAGTAATGTGATACTAATTGCAACAATAGCTAGTTCTTATCTATTATGGACAGTCGGCCTGAATACAGAAACTATGATGAATTTTTATCAACACTATGAATATACGTTGTTTATCGCTTTGATTCTGATTCTCTTATTACATTTAAAAAAGCTAGATAAAGTCGATTTCGCATTAGGAGGTCTTGGTGCTGCATTGTTTATTTTTTACACTGCGACCTCTTCAATGCGTCATAGTAATCGTTTTATTAATGCCAGTATGTTAGTGATTGTATTGCTAATAATATGCTATAGAAAAACGACATTTGACAAAAGTGATTTTAGGATTTTAGGCGTTACAATCAGTGCATTTTTTTTCGTAACGTTATACAGAATATTTACAGAACTTCCTAAAATTGTTGCACCAAATTCCATTTGGCAGCGTGGCAACGAGTTCGATTCGATTTGGATCAATAGTAACACGATTGGTGCCTCAGTTCTATTCATGGTGATGATGCTATCTATTATTTTGAAACAAGCTTCAAACAAGGCAATAAACTGGTTGATCATTCCTGTTTATGTTGCAGGTGTAGCTGCCATTTGGGTCTGTCAAGCAAAGACAGCCTTTGCGGTGTTGTTACTATTTATCGTGATAGATAATTTGTTTCCAAAACGATTCATTAAAAATAATTGGTTTTGGTTGAGTCTATTTCTGTTGGTATTAGTCGTGTTTCCTTTTATTTTTTACTACTGTGCTAATGTATCAACAATTAAATTTTTTTCTGGTAGAGAAAACATATGGAAAGAATTTTTTGAACTTTGGTTTGTAAATAAGCAGAATGTTTTAATCGGAATGAAACCATATGTATTTCACTGGAAAAACTTAGGCATGCATAATAGCTATTTAAGTATCTTAAATAATCTAGGGGTATTGGGCTATACGCTATTTTCCTTTTTTATTTTTGGTCAGTTCTATTCTATAAGAAAAAATGGTAACTATTCAAAAACCCAAGTTAGTCTGGCGATAGCCTTGTTCTGTGTTTTTGTTCTGTCAACAATGGAGGATATTCTAATATCGTACCATTGGATCCCATTAGCTTTTAGTTTTCTAGGGCTATTGATTCAAAAAAGTAAGCCACCATTAAAACGCGGACAAGAAATTCAGAACAGAAGTAAGAGAAGCAAGCTTTCGTCATAA
- a CDS encoding sugar transferase → MVTKNEWNNAKRIIIIIFDILVFHFSIFAGFWIKFGIDIPQYNFVSYERSVVYITIIFVFLNLLLGTYVFYNRTVNDIIFVTVIGQVLTILSIMIVGFVGRWFTFPRSVLIYSFIVGMILLSLYRMFIYYVYLRISEEKRVVIIGTAKSTISATANFLTHKNKKHKVVDVIQANYFENLKQILDKVDIVYIASQIDEKEKLDIYELVIGQEKKLFLNTSFENLVMLKPNMMNFEDESIIEISDFKIKPEYDFIKRLFDIVVALLLLVVTSPIILITAIVVKLTSAGPVIYKQTRITLGQKEFSILKFRTMSATAEAKTGPVLSSSNDSRVTTVGKYLRALRIDELPQLFNVLKGDMSIVGPRPERPFFVDQFNMENKHYYLRHNVRAGITGYAQVYGKYASDYNSKLNFDLLYIKNYSVLLDMKILLQTIKILFDKISSKGVDEEEQREIEKNLFSKNDIKVWN, encoded by the coding sequence ATGGTAACTAAGAATGAATGGAACAATGCAAAGAGAATAATAATTATTATTTTTGATATTTTAGTATTTCATTTTTCCATTTTTGCAGGATTTTGGATAAAATTTGGAATTGATATTCCACAATATAATTTCGTATCATATGAACGTTCTGTTGTGTATATCACAATTATTTTTGTGTTTCTAAACTTATTATTAGGAACGTATGTGTTTTATAATCGAACGGTGAATGACATTATATTTGTAACAGTGATTGGGCAGGTTCTTACAATCTTATCTATCATGATTGTCGGATTTGTAGGTCGTTGGTTTACATTTCCACGATCAGTATTGATCTATTCGTTTATAGTTGGAATGATTTTATTAAGTTTATATAGAATGTTTATCTATTATGTCTATTTACGTATCAGTGAAGAAAAACGGGTAGTAATTATTGGTACAGCTAAGAGTACAATTTCTGCAACTGCTAATTTTTTAACTCATAAAAATAAAAAGCATAAAGTCGTTGATGTTATTCAAGCTAATTATTTTGAAAATTTAAAACAAATCTTAGACAAGGTTGATATTGTATATATTGCAAGCCAGATTGATGAAAAAGAGAAGCTGGATATCTATGAACTAGTTATTGGGCAGGAAAAGAAACTATTTTTAAACACAAGCTTTGAAAATCTTGTTATGTTAAAGCCCAATATGATGAATTTTGAAGATGAAAGTATTATTGAAATTTCTGATTTTAAAATTAAACCAGAGTATGATTTTATAAAACGCCTATTTGATATTGTGGTAGCGTTACTCTTATTAGTAGTAACATCACCGATTATTTTAATTACAGCAATTGTTGTAAAATTAACTTCTGCAGGTCCTGTAATTTATAAGCAAACAAGAATTACTTTAGGGCAAAAAGAATTTTCTATTTTAAAATTTAGGACCATGTCTGCGACAGCAGAAGCTAAGACAGGTCCAGTTCTATCTTCCAGCAATGATAGCCGGGTTACTACCGTAGGCAAATATTTAAGAGCACTCAGAATCGATGAGCTTCCTCAATTATTCAATGTGTTGAAAGGCGACATGTCCATCGTAGGGCCTCGCCCAGAACGCCCCTTTTTTGTAGATCAGTTTAATATGGAAAATAAACACTATTACTTAAGACATAATGTGCGAGCGGGTATTACTGGCTATGCACAAGTTTATGGGAAATATGCGTCTGACTATAATAGTAAGTTGAACTTTGATTTGCTTTATATTAAAAACTATTCGGTGTTATTAGACATGAAGATATTACTACAAACAATTAAGATTCTTTTTGATAAGATTTCTTCAAAGGGTGTTGATGAGGAAGAACAAAGAGAAATTGAGAAAAATCTATTTTCTAAAAATGACATAAAGGTTTGGAATTAA